One genomic window of Polyangiaceae bacterium includes the following:
- a CDS encoding DUF1592 domain-containing protein: MEPPPGLERATRRKTSRLHAATVAFACILPFATISCVGVIGDEPPGGIAGSGVETVALRSAFPRLTHDQWENSMRDLLRLSDRPGLSASFTGDPLGGIFDNNESVLAVTPGLWADYQRAAEELAAMVVTDPAKFALIVPADEGQGDAARARTFIEEFGRRAYRRPLTETEITDHLAIFAQGPAVLGGTPFEAGVQIVLQAFLQSPHFVYRVEKSGKARPDGLIPLGGYEIASKLSYLLWNTMPDDALLDAAAAGEFATIEGVRTRAEQMLADPRARAVVTAFHSQLFDWDHYGDLYKDPAVFPNFTADLKADLAEEARLFVDDVIFTQDGGLTELLTSRTTFVNERIAPIYGITGTFTTEFVKTELDPVERSGILTRAGFLAANGTARASDPIHRGVFVNLRMLCAKLPPPPNNIEPLPPGENKTTRELVDAHTGKGTCGSSCHATLINPAGFAFEHYDAIGAYRMTDNSFPVNAADSYPLGGQMVPFANAVEFSKLLAESAEAHRCFSQHWLEFAYGRSATDDDKPLLDRLATASRDGAPTRQLVLDLILADAFLTRRTVEAQ; the protein is encoded by the coding sequence ATGGAACCTCCCCCGGGCCTTGAAAGAGCGACGCGCCGTAAAACTTCGCGTCTGCATGCGGCGACCGTCGCCTTCGCATGCATCCTGCCATTCGCAACGATTTCCTGCGTCGGTGTAATCGGTGACGAGCCTCCCGGTGGCATTGCGGGATCCGGCGTTGAAACCGTGGCGCTGCGCAGCGCATTCCCGCGACTCACGCACGATCAGTGGGAAAATTCGATGCGTGACCTCTTGCGGTTGTCCGATCGCCCCGGATTGTCGGCTTCGTTCACCGGCGATCCGCTCGGTGGTATATTCGACAACAACGAATCCGTACTCGCCGTTACGCCTGGATTGTGGGCCGATTATCAACGAGCTGCCGAAGAACTCGCCGCAATGGTCGTTACCGATCCGGCGAAATTCGCGCTCATCGTGCCTGCCGATGAGGGTCAGGGCGATGCGGCCCGAGCGCGAACGTTCATTGAAGAGTTCGGCCGCCGCGCTTATCGAAGGCCGCTCACGGAGACAGAAATCACTGATCACCTTGCCATTTTTGCGCAAGGTCCAGCCGTGCTGGGAGGGACGCCGTTCGAGGCGGGGGTGCAAATCGTTTTGCAAGCATTTTTGCAATCACCTCATTTCGTGTATCGCGTCGAGAAAAGCGGCAAAGCTCGTCCCGATGGCCTCATTCCGCTCGGAGGTTACGAAATTGCGTCGAAGCTATCGTATTTGCTTTGGAATACGATGCCCGACGACGCGCTTCTCGACGCCGCCGCCGCCGGTGAATTCGCTACGATCGAGGGCGTTCGCACACGCGCCGAGCAAATGCTCGCAGACCCGCGAGCGCGAGCTGTCGTCACGGCGTTTCACAGCCAGCTCTTCGATTGGGATCATTATGGCGATCTCTACAAGGATCCCGCGGTTTTCCCCAACTTCACGGCCGACCTGAAAGCCGACTTGGCGGAGGAAGCACGGCTCTTCGTCGACGATGTGATTTTTACACAAGACGGTGGTCTCACCGAGCTCTTGACGTCGCGTACCACGTTCGTCAACGAGCGCATTGCACCGATCTACGGCATAACCGGCACGTTCACGACCGAATTCGTGAAAACGGAGCTCGATCCCGTCGAGCGTAGCGGCATTTTGACACGCGCCGGATTCCTCGCAGCCAATGGGACCGCTCGCGCATCCGACCCGATTCATCGCGGCGTATTCGTGAATCTGCGCATGCTCTGCGCCAAGCTCCCGCCGCCACCGAACAACATCGAGCCATTGCCGCCAGGCGAAAACAAGACCACGCGCGAGCTCGTCGATGCGCACACGGGCAAAGGGACCTGCGGTTCGTCTTGTCACGCGACGCTCATCAATCCCGCTGGTTTTGCTTTCGAGCATTACGACGCGATCGGCGCATACCGAATGACCGACAATTCATTCCCCGTGAATGCAGCCGACAGCTACCCGCTCGGGGGGCAAATGGTCCCCTTCGCCAACGCCGTCGAATTCAGCAAACTTCTGGCCGAAAGCGCGGAAGCACATCGCTGCTTTTCACAACATTGGCTCGAATTTGCTTATGGCCGTTCTGCCACCGATGACGACAAACCCCTGCTCGATCGATTGGCCACTGCGTCACGCGATGGAGCGCCCACAAGACAACTCGTCCTCGACCTCATTCTTGCCGATGCTTTCCTGACTCGCCGCACCGTGGAGGCCCAATGA
- a CDS encoding radical SAM protein yields MMQDAQHKRQPIIVAVAARPTSARALTAPLSRLAHAALIVPTAVADALRRASDLAARLKDKPGCIVLGDDISPDDARALCASVAASGVRVVAAPGLAAAFAGDPHASVVDAGARVLDPNFLALVEETRRESMGNVVGIAVRSPAGRRIPRGASTRSPFSANGRIAFDISAEAKQRIAKLATNAFSVLDAVLPGAAEKLEVTEVVSAPGADRLVCNACVGDVVVEVDLDEEMQGEGSLEIEVVMRRGALVCRWGKTSSSLTRKAMLRDGPVHLDTVPSPLEVAVRHVLATFERAAPSPASFEGLARSTNTAFAALSRYAQRGPARPIELLLVHVPRYRNSYDELELPSLAAARLAAFARGHGFVTRVVDLQILHGQDPLEEFADDDQVRAWLEGKTAAAIAAAIDKLWASFGLDLLGAKQSGRRILVGLSIVDYFGHFQMNIATCLARLVKTNTGFPTVLGGERDQVDGDRALDTPDAFDYVVDGDGEVPLLGLLHLEAYGDRRAKDIPGVWSRSGETITKNKLIRSHLNAMPRPDFDDVDIGQYLGKPTAELLDALTHAGLYHGEPIEPFAYLPYGFIKGCTAKCEFCSAKEWLDIQAPEKSVDELLAFTERYGVRDFMFLNNLVNPSPRLLERFCRRLVDSKANIQWTDSCRPTDISADLASLMRASGCLLLNYGAESGSDKILELMKKGLLSRDIVETLRNTHRAGIINRVNFIAGYFHETDADVDATIGLVETLAEEIDIVGCFQGFYLFPGMGVVPEDAGIVLRPGLDRLKTGQATLAYDEIGGMLWEEKRDKIDASRNRILARMNDLHIRTLDKINEYDLFWLSRKYDKATVTRFLLEVPRRPIGRRNQAALLPGGQRDW; encoded by the coding sequence GTGATGCAGGACGCGCAGCACAAACGGCAGCCGATCATCGTTGCAGTCGCTGCGCGTCCCACCTCCGCTCGAGCTCTCACCGCGCCGCTGTCGCGTCTCGCGCACGCCGCGCTCATCGTGCCGACCGCCGTCGCGGATGCGTTGCGCCGAGCCTCCGACCTCGCGGCCCGCTTGAAAGACAAACCGGGCTGCATCGTTCTTGGCGATGACATTTCGCCAGACGACGCGCGCGCGCTTTGTGCCTCCGTGGCTGCATCTGGCGTTCGCGTCGTCGCAGCACCCGGGCTTGCTGCTGCATTCGCCGGCGATCCACATGCATCCGTCGTCGATGCCGGCGCCCGCGTCCTCGACCCCAATTTCCTCGCGCTCGTCGAAGAAACCCGCCGCGAATCCATGGGAAACGTCGTCGGCATTGCGGTGCGTTCTCCGGCGGGTCGTCGAATTCCCCGCGGCGCTTCGACGCGCTCGCCATTTTCTGCCAATGGTCGCATTGCATTCGACATTTCCGCAGAAGCGAAGCAGCGCATTGCAAAGCTCGCCACGAACGCGTTCTCCGTGCTCGACGCCGTACTTCCCGGAGCTGCCGAAAAGCTCGAAGTGACCGAAGTCGTCTCTGCGCCCGGAGCCGATAGACTCGTTTGCAATGCGTGCGTCGGTGACGTCGTCGTCGAAGTGGACCTCGATGAAGAAATGCAAGGCGAAGGATCGCTCGAAATCGAAGTGGTCATGCGTCGAGGGGCATTGGTTTGTCGGTGGGGGAAAACAAGTTCGTCGCTCACGCGCAAGGCAATGCTTCGCGACGGGCCGGTGCATTTGGACACCGTGCCGAGCCCGCTCGAAGTGGCCGTGCGACACGTGCTTGCCACATTCGAGCGCGCGGCGCCCTCTCCTGCGTCCTTCGAGGGGCTTGCACGCAGCACGAACACGGCATTCGCGGCATTGTCGCGTTATGCGCAGCGAGGTCCCGCGCGGCCCATCGAGCTATTGCTCGTTCATGTTCCGCGATATCGAAACAGTTACGACGAGCTCGAATTGCCGTCGCTCGCGGCCGCGCGCCTCGCTGCATTTGCGCGGGGCCATGGATTCGTCACGCGCGTCGTCGATTTGCAGATACTTCACGGCCAGGATCCGCTCGAAGAATTTGCTGATGACGACCAGGTGCGTGCGTGGCTCGAAGGAAAGACTGCTGCGGCCATTGCAGCGGCCATCGATAAACTTTGGGCATCTTTTGGCCTGGATCTTTTGGGCGCCAAACAATCCGGCCGCCGCATTCTCGTCGGTTTGTCCATTGTCGATTATTTTGGTCATTTTCAAATGAACATCGCGACGTGCCTCGCGCGGCTCGTCAAAACGAATACTGGGTTTCCCACGGTGCTCGGCGGCGAACGAGACCAAGTCGATGGTGACAGGGCGCTCGACACGCCCGACGCGTTCGATTACGTGGTGGATGGCGACGGAGAAGTTCCGCTTTTGGGTCTTTTGCACCTCGAAGCGTACGGGGACAGGCGTGCCAAAGACATCCCCGGCGTCTGGTCGCGCAGTGGCGAAACGATCACAAAAAACAAGCTCATCCGGTCACACCTCAATGCCATGCCGCGGCCCGATTTCGACGATGTGGACATTGGCCAATACCTGGGCAAACCCACGGCCGAACTGCTCGACGCCTTGACGCACGCGGGTCTTTATCACGGTGAGCCCATCGAGCCATTTGCATATTTGCCTTATGGATTCATCAAGGGCTGCACGGCGAAATGTGAATTTTGCAGCGCCAAGGAATGGCTCGACATTCAGGCGCCCGAAAAGAGCGTCGATGAATTGCTCGCCTTTACCGAACGATATGGCGTGCGTGATTTCATGTTCCTGAACAACCTCGTCAATCCGAGCCCCCGGCTACTCGAGCGATTTTGCCGGCGTCTCGTGGATTCGAAGGCGAACATTCAGTGGACGGATTCATGCCGACCGACGGACATTTCCGCGGATCTTGCGTCGCTCATGCGTGCATCGGGTTGTCTACTGCTCAATTATGGGGCCGAGTCTGGTAGCGACAAGATCCTCGAGCTCATGAAGAAGGGTCTTTTGTCGCGCGACATCGTCGAAACGCTCCGCAACACGCATCGCGCGGGGATCATCAACCGAGTCAACTTCATTGCCGGTTATTTTCACGAAACCGACGCCGACGTCGATGCGACGATTGGGCTCGTCGAAACCTTGGCTGAAGAAATCGACATCGTGGGGTGTTTTCAAGGGTTTTACCTTTTCCCGGGCATGGGCGTCGTCCCCGAAGACGCGGGCATCGTGCTTCGTCCTGGTCTCGATCGTTTGAAGACTGGACAAGCGACGCTCGCTTATGACGAAATTGGTGGTATGCTGTGGGAGGAGAAGCGCGACAAGATCGACGCGTCTCGCAATCGCATTTTGGCCCGGATGAACGACCTTCACATTCGAACGCTCGATAAAATCAACGAATATGATCTATTTTGGTTGTCGCGCAAATACGACAAGGCCACGGTGACGCGATTTTTGCTCGAGGTGCCGCGTCGGCCCATTGGGCGGCGTAATCAAGCTGCGCTTTTGCCGGGCGGTCAAAGGGATTGGTGA
- a CDS encoding protein kinase, translated as MPASQALLNTRVDDRFVLEYIAGTGGMGAVYRARDERSGRAVAIKLLQQSGGTEQLERFTREANVLAELDHPGIVQHVAHGVTASGEPYLAMEWLEGEDLAQRLARGPLSLSETLTLVRCVAEALAYAHARGIVHRDVKPSNVFLRGGSVADAALLDFGIAQLDAATRPLTATGVIVGTPAYMAPEQARADKELGPAADVFSLGCILHECAAGTPPFSGGNLVAVLAKILFADPPRLRDVRPDIPDAVDVLLSRMLSRNPADRLPHGSAVAAAIASIDLTVIDPLGHTHVDVKKASEPVDDERVLTSVLVASPPSGPSGAVRSVADGTTNARLLELSHQLTKFGARAEIMADGSLVAAFVHTRGAATDQAALAARAALLLKSLWPEASIAVCTGRGRVHGALPIGEVLDRAAMLLHHPGHSNSSEHILLDDVTRGLLDARFRVHEMASGTYALTSEDSTLDPSRPLLGKPTPCVGRESELGVLDLALTSAIEEASPRAVLVIAPPGTGKSRLRHEFIRRAESRDDPPLVLLGQGDPMSAGSPYGIVGQALRRCAGIAEGEELSVRQSKLARRIAKNVPSDELRVASFLGEMCGIPFSDDNLKLRAARQDPVAMADQITMAFLDFLRAECDAAPVMLVLEDLHWGDSLTVKLVEAALRELNEQRLLVLALARPEVNEVFPKLWNNRAQVVVLRPLSRKAGERLVRQVLGTDVATDVVLRIVSQSEGNALFLEELIRSVAEGHGDEAPATVLAMLQARIGRLGPHTRRVLRCASIFGETSWLGGMRTLFGATLPHSGLDDALRSLVAAEILELRRESRFPQEPEYRFRHALTRDAAYGLLTEDDRVQGHRLAGEYLEAMHEQDTLVIAEHFVQGKHPARAVVHFARAAEQSCDNGDAEATISIAERGLALDPDPTSRGALLAAKADAYVWREQYADVLQIGTEAIELLEVGSKRWCHLLQQLLPAAALTGKQELVFELGTRLAGANPHSDAASHYVAAMCWLSISCGIMGQRAACEAFLGRAEQIIRTLPASERRAAAYYESARGNHAHLIEEAPYTCFLRNRESLDACKDAGLTRVAILSAVYHAKALMDLGEITQAEVLLRENLAAAERCNEAMSWAYARLYLARLLACHGPLESLHEPLALAEQVIATKTNHLRVWHTGSLRTLHDGATTSWPLKMQRAKRWKQPTPSRRIRGISSRSSSRFCSKPIAQPRH; from the coding sequence GTGCCCGCGTCACAAGCTCTGTTGAATACCCGCGTCGATGATCGATTCGTCCTCGAATACATCGCCGGAACGGGAGGCATGGGGGCGGTGTATCGCGCTCGCGACGAACGAAGCGGCAGAGCGGTCGCGATCAAGCTGCTTCAGCAATCGGGCGGCACCGAGCAGCTCGAACGCTTCACGCGTGAAGCAAATGTGCTTGCCGAGCTCGACCATCCGGGCATCGTTCAGCACGTTGCGCATGGAGTGACCGCGTCGGGCGAGCCGTATCTTGCGATGGAGTGGCTCGAAGGCGAGGATCTCGCGCAGCGTCTCGCTCGGGGCCCGTTGAGTTTGTCGGAAACGCTCACGCTCGTGCGCTGCGTGGCCGAAGCGCTCGCTTATGCGCACGCTCGCGGCATCGTGCATCGCGATGTCAAACCGAGTAACGTGTTTTTGCGCGGCGGATCCGTCGCAGATGCCGCGCTCCTCGATTTTGGCATTGCGCAACTGGATGCAGCGACGCGTCCGCTCACGGCAACCGGCGTCATCGTGGGAACGCCCGCGTACATGGCTCCGGAACAAGCTCGTGCCGACAAGGAATTGGGGCCGGCTGCCGACGTGTTTTCGCTCGGATGTATTCTACACGAATGCGCCGCCGGCACCCCACCATTCAGCGGCGGAAACCTGGTCGCCGTCCTTGCAAAAATACTTTTTGCCGATCCACCTCGATTGCGTGACGTTCGTCCCGACATACCGGATGCCGTCGACGTCTTGCTTTCTCGAATGCTCAGCCGCAATCCCGCCGATCGTTTGCCCCATGGAAGTGCCGTCGCCGCAGCGATTGCATCGATTGATTTGACGGTGATCGATCCGCTTGGGCATACGCATGTCGACGTCAAAAAGGCTTCGGAGCCGGTCGATGACGAACGTGTCCTGACCAGTGTGCTCGTTGCCTCGCCTCCTTCGGGGCCAAGTGGTGCCGTCCGATCCGTGGCCGATGGAACGACGAACGCGCGCCTGCTCGAGCTGTCGCATCAATTGACGAAATTTGGCGCTCGTGCCGAAATCATGGCAGACGGATCCCTCGTCGCTGCATTCGTGCACACGCGTGGAGCAGCTACCGATCAAGCGGCGCTTGCGGCTCGAGCGGCCCTTTTGTTGAAATCGCTCTGGCCCGAAGCATCCATTGCGGTTTGCACGGGGCGCGGTCGCGTTCACGGAGCTTTGCCGATCGGCGAAGTGCTCGATCGAGCGGCAATGTTATTGCATCATCCGGGGCATTCGAATTCGTCCGAACACATTTTGCTCGACGACGTGACTCGGGGTCTCTTGGATGCGCGTTTTCGCGTTCACGAAATGGCGTCGGGCACATACGCGCTCACGAGCGAAGATTCGACGCTCGATCCATCTCGGCCGCTTTTGGGCAAACCCACGCCATGTGTGGGTCGCGAATCGGAGCTTGGGGTACTCGACCTGGCCCTGACGAGTGCAATCGAAGAAGCGTCGCCGCGTGCGGTATTGGTCATTGCGCCACCCGGTACGGGCAAATCTCGATTGCGGCATGAATTCATTCGACGCGCGGAAAGTCGTGACGATCCGCCGCTCGTGCTGCTTGGCCAGGGTGATCCGATGAGCGCTGGTTCGCCCTATGGCATCGTGGGCCAAGCATTGCGACGATGTGCAGGTATTGCCGAAGGCGAAGAGCTTTCCGTTCGTCAGAGCAAACTCGCGCGGCGCATTGCGAAAAACGTTCCTTCGGACGAATTGCGAGTCGCCTCATTTTTGGGCGAAATGTGCGGCATTCCTTTCTCCGACGACAATCTCAAATTGCGCGCTGCACGGCAGGATCCCGTCGCCATGGCGGATCAAATCACCATGGCATTTCTTGATTTCTTACGTGCCGAATGTGACGCCGCGCCCGTCATGCTCGTGCTCGAGGACTTGCATTGGGGCGACTCGCTCACGGTCAAACTCGTCGAAGCTGCATTGCGGGAGCTGAACGAGCAGCGGCTGCTCGTTCTTGCATTGGCGCGTCCCGAAGTGAACGAGGTATTTCCGAAGCTCTGGAACAACCGTGCACAAGTGGTCGTATTGCGCCCGCTGAGCCGCAAAGCGGGTGAACGCCTCGTGCGACAAGTTCTCGGTACAGACGTCGCAACGGACGTCGTTTTACGCATCGTGAGCCAATCCGAGGGAAACGCGCTTTTTCTCGAAGAGCTCATTCGAAGCGTTGCGGAAGGACATGGTGACGAGGCGCCGGCGACGGTGCTTGCGATGCTTCAGGCGCGCATTGGGCGGCTCGGACCGCACACGCGACGAGTTTTGCGGTGCGCGAGCATTTTTGGTGAAACCTCGTGGCTCGGTGGAATGCGCACGTTGTTCGGCGCAACGCTGCCGCATTCCGGTCTCGACGACGCTCTCCGTTCACTCGTGGCGGCCGAAATTCTCGAATTGCGCCGCGAAAGCCGTTTTCCCCAGGAACCGGAATACCGCTTTCGTCACGCATTGACGCGCGATGCAGCGTACGGCCTGCTCACCGAAGACGACCGCGTTCAAGGGCATCGGTTGGCAGGCGAATACTTGGAAGCCATGCACGAGCAGGATACGCTGGTCATTGCAGAACACTTCGTGCAAGGGAAGCATCCGGCGCGTGCCGTCGTGCATTTTGCACGTGCAGCCGAGCAATCTTGTGACAATGGCGACGCGGAAGCCACGATCTCCATCGCCGAACGTGGGCTCGCGCTCGATCCCGATCCAACGTCCCGCGGGGCATTGCTTGCGGCAAAAGCCGACGCGTATGTATGGCGGGAACAATACGCGGACGTTCTGCAAATCGGCACGGAAGCCATCGAGCTACTCGAAGTGGGAAGCAAACGCTGGTGCCATCTGCTGCAGCAGCTCCTGCCCGCGGCGGCATTGACGGGAAAGCAGGAGCTGGTTTTCGAACTCGGCACGCGTCTCGCCGGTGCCAACCCGCATTCGGACGCAGCTTCTCATTATGTAGCCGCTATGTGTTGGTTATCGATTTCTTGCGGAATCATGGGGCAACGAGCGGCTTGCGAAGCCTTTCTGGGGCGCGCCGAGCAAATCATCCGAACCCTGCCCGCCAGTGAACGAAGGGCTGCGGCATATTACGAAAGCGCTCGAGGCAACCACGCCCATTTGATCGAAGAAGCTCCCTATACGTGTTTCCTCCGAAATCGAGAATCGCTCGATGCGTGCAAAGACGCGGGCCTCACGCGAGTCGCAATACTCTCGGCGGTGTATCATGCCAAAGCGCTCATGGACCTCGGTGAAATCACCCAGGCCGAAGTGCTCCTCAGGGAAAACCTCGCAGCAGCAGAACGCTGCAACGAAGCCATGAGTTGGGCGTACGCCCGATTGTACCTCGCGCGCCTGCTCGCATGCCACGGCCCATTGGAATCGCTGCACGAACCGCTGGCCCTTGCCGAACAAGTCATTGCAACGAAAACCAATCACTTACGGGTTTGGCATACGGGGTCATTGCGGACGTTGCACGACGGCGCAACGACATCGTGGCCGCTGAAGATGCAGCGCGCAAAGCGGTGGAAGCAGCCTACCCCTTCGCGACGTATTCGTGGGATATCGTCGCGCTCTTCGTCTCGATTCTGCTCGAAGCCAATCGCCCAGCCGAGGCACTGA